CCCGCCCGCCGTACTCAACGGCGGCGGCGATGACGAGCGCCGCAAGCAGGGCAACGACGGCCGAGAGGTAGTACTCGTACCTGATGTGCTGGACCGCGGCCACCAGGATGAGGGCCGACCAGACCAGGACGAAGAGGGACTCCGGCCTTGTGCTCTTGAGTGTGCGGTACCCGAGGACCCCGAGGCCGCCGACGAGGAGGATGAGGCCATAGTTCAGGCTCGTCCAGGCGAGTGCCGCGTTCCAGGGCTCCATCTCCCTGATGAGCGAGGTCTCGTGGACTGTCCCGAAGAAGGTCGTCAGGTTCTGCCAGAACATCCCGGACAGTACAGGGTCGACGACGCCGAGGAGAACAATCGACCCGATCCCGAGTGCACCGATCGCCGCGGGGTACTCCCACCTCTTCCCGGCGAGCACGCGGGAAAGGGCGTACAGGACCGCGGTCGCCGCGATCAGCATCAGGTAGGCGATGGGGTGGGCGACCGAGTAGGTCGTGAAGGAGAGGACGTCTGTCTTGACCCCGAAGAGCAGCATATACAGGGCCGGGATGCCGAAGGCGACACCGTTGACGAGCAGGAGGTACTCGCCGTGCCGTCCCTCCCCGTGCTCCCGCACGAACTGGAGGACGGTGAATGCCCCGGCAATGAGGGCGAAGAGGATCATCGTGGGGGCGTTCAGCAGGCCGAGGAGGTACGCGACGCCTGCCGCCGCCGAGAGAAGGAATGCGTTCCTGAGGACTGCCCTGTCAGGAGACGGGAAGGAGAGGCCCGAGGCGTACCCCAGTGCCGCGATATAGCAGAGACAGAAGAGCGTGCTGAAGAGCACCTCGCTCACGTGGTGGTCGACGAAACCGAAGACCGAACGGTAGTAGAATGCCAGGGATACGAAGGGGATCAGACCGGCGGCGACGATCCCGGTCTTCCAGGACTCAAGCTGCCGCCCGAGGAGGTATATCACCGGCACCATCGCCGCCGCCATGACGGGCGGGATCCATGCCGCCACATAGACGAAGTCCGGGCGTGCCGTCGCCCCGGTGAGGACGCACGCGGTCGCGGCGATGAAGGGGAAGAGCGGGCCCCAGCCAATCTCTTTGCCCGTGGGGTAGGCGGTCATCGGGTCGAACCAGGAGTACAGGGGATAATGGGCAGCCATTGCCTCGATCTGCCTGAGGGTGTACCAGGTGTCCGAGCCGATGACGACGGTCACGCCGTCCCTGACGAGGTACGCCGCGGGCAGACTTCGTATCCAGAGGGCGACGAGCATGAATACGAAGAGGAGAGCGATTATGATAGTACGCCGGTTGCGGGCGATATCAAGAGACATTGCTGGATGGTTCTTTTCTTTCCTATATAGTGGTGTTGTCTTCGTCTCCGGCGAATGTCTTTTCACTCCCTGCGGCCCATCACTGCATAAAAGGAATGGAGTTCCTGCCGTCGATGAAGATCGCCTATGTCTATGATGCCGTCTACCCGTACGTGATGGGGGGTGTCGAGAAGCGGATCCGGGAGGTCTCCACCCGCCTTGCGGCGCGGGGCCACGAGGTTCACCTCTATGGCATGAAGTTCTGGGACGGTCCCGATACGATCGAGGAGGACGGCGTGGTGCTCCACGGCGTCTGTGCGCCGGTGCCGCTCTATGCAGGCGGGAGGAGATCTGTTGTGCAGGCCCTCCGCTTCGGGCAGGCGGTCCTCGGCCCCCTCCGTGCCTCTGGAGCCGATCTCATCGACTGCCAGAACTTTCCGTACTTCTCCTGCATCTCGGCGCGGGCGGCGGCCTCTGCCGGGAAGGTCCCCCTGGTCATCACCTGGCACGAGGTCTGGGGCGACTACTGGCAGGAGTACCTCGGCCGGAAGGGCGTCGCCGGGAGGGCGGTCGAGAGGTTCGTTGCGACTCTGCCAGACCGCCACATCGCGGTCTCCCCCTCCACCGCGTCGGCCCTCGCAGGCCTCGGCGTCAGGGAGGGGGTCGAGGTCGTCCCGAACGGCATCGACCTCGCCCGCATCGCGGCGGTGCCGCCTTCGGCCGAGGCCACCGACGTCATCTTCGTCGGGAGACTGATCCGGGAGAAGCATGCCGACCTCCTCGTCGATGCCCTGGCCATGGTCAGGGAGGAGGTCCCCGACCTCAGGGCCGTGATCGTCGGCGACGGCCCGGAGAGGGCCGGGGTGGAGAGGCGGGTGCACGACCTCGGGCTCGCCGGTTCGGTATTCTTCACCGGTTTCCTCCCCGACTATGTGTCTGTCATCGCCGCGATGAAGGCCTCGAAGGTCTTTGTCCTCCCCTCGACGCGGGAGGGCTTCGGGATCGCGGCCCTGGAGGCGATGGCCTGCGGCCTCCCCGTGGTGACGGCGGACCACCCCGGCAATGCCGTCCGGGATCTGGTGGAAGAGGGGGTGAACGGTTTTGTCTGCGGGCTCTCGGCGGGGGAGATCGCGAGGAAGGTGTTATTCACCTTGCAAGAGGGTGCCGATCTGAAAAAGAGTTCCCTGGATATGGCAGGGAGATATGCCTGGGACACCGTCGCCAGACATCTTGAACAGGTATATAAAAAAACATAGACAATAGGCATGGCATAAACTGCAGGTCAGGGTTTCAATGAAGTGGAATGAAAAGAACGTTCTTATCACCGGTATCAGCGGGTTTGCCGGTTCATATCTTGCACGGCACCTGCTGGACGAGGGTGCGAATGTCTATGGCCTGATCCGCCGGCGGGCAGACGGATCGATCCCGAAGAATATCGCCGAGAAGGATATTGCGGGTGGGATCCGCTTTATCGAAGGGAACCTCGAGGATATTTCCGGCCTTGCCACCGCCCTCGATGTGGCCGAGCCCGATGTGGTCTTCCACCTTGCCGCTCAGTCCTATGTCCCGCGTTCGTTCACCCACCCGGTCGAAACGGCGCAGATCAACTCGATCGGCACCAATAACCTTCTCGAAGCCATCAGGATGAAGGACTGCGACCCGACCATTGTTTTTGCCGGGTCGTCCGAGGAATACGGGCTGGTCTTCAGCTCTGAGGAGCAGTACGCACGGGCAGAGGAGAAGTACGGTGCGATCTTCCCGCAGCCGACTGTCCTTCCCGAGGTGCCCATCAAGGAGACGAACCCCCTCAGGCCGATGTCGCCCTATGCGGTGAGCAAGGTCTATGGCGACCACCTGATGAGGAACTACTTCTACACCTACGGCACGAAGGCCATCGTCTCCCGTGCCTTCAACCACGAGGGTGCCGGCCGGGGGATCATGTTCGTCACCTCCGTCGTCACCAACCAGGTGGCGAAACTCGTTGCCGGCGAGATCGATCGGGTCACCATCGGCAATGTGAACGCCTTCAGGGACTGGTCCCATGTCCGCGATGTCATCAATGGCTACTGCCTCCTTGCAGAAAAAGGAAAGCCGGGAGAGGTCTACAACCAGGGTTCGATGCGCACGACCTCGGTCCTCTCTTATATCCTCCTCAGCCTTGAGGCGGCAGGGATGCCTGTGGACAGAATCGAGACGTTCAAAGGAGAGAAGTCCGTGGACAACCCGACCGGCAGAGACACGGCGGAGATGTTTGGCGTCCGCTTTGACAAGACGAATGTCGACCGGATGCTCCTCGAAGGATCGATCGACTACACTCTCGCCGACCAGGGGATCACCGCGGTCTGCGGCGGTCGGAAGGTCAGGATCTCCTTTGACGAGGCGCGGTTCAGGCCTGCCGAGGTCCCGATCCTGATGGCCGACATCACGAAACTGCAGAAACTCGGCTTTGTCTCGACGTACAGTGTTGGAGATATCGTCAGGGACCAGCTCAACTACTTCATGGACGAGAAGAAGCGGGCATGAAGACTGCCATCTTCCATGATTATTTCGGGGCCATCGGCGGCGGGGAGAAGGTCGTCGTCACTCTTGCAGAGGTGCTCGGTGCCGACATCATCACCACCGACGTCGATGCCGTCGAGAAGATGGATATGTCTGTCCCGGTCATCAGCCTGGGGAAGACGATAAAATTTCCCCCTTTGAAGCAGATCTCCGCAACACGATCTTTTTCCTCCTGTGATCTCTCGGATGACTATGATTTTTTTATCTTCACCGGGAACTGGAGCCATTATGCGGCACACTGTCATCACCCGAATCTCTGGTACTGTTATACTCCGGTACGGGCATTCTACGATCTGT
Above is a genomic segment from Methanofollis sp. UBA420 containing:
- a CDS encoding oligosaccharyl transferase, archaeosortase A system-associated; this encodes MSLDIARNRRTIIIALLFVFMLVALWIRSLPAAYLVRDGVTVVIGSDTWYTLRQIEAMAAHYPLYSWFDPMTAYPTGKEIGWGPLFPFIAATACVLTGATARPDFVYVAAWIPPVMAAAMVPVIYLLGRQLESWKTGIVAAGLIPFVSLAFYYRSVFGFVDHHVSEVLFSTLFCLCYIAALGYASGLSFPSPDRAVLRNAFLLSAAAGVAYLLGLLNAPTMILFALIAGAFTVLQFVREHGEGRHGEYLLLVNGVAFGIPALYMLLFGVKTDVLSFTTYSVAHPIAYLMLIAATAVLYALSRVLAGKRWEYPAAIGALGIGSIVLLGVVDPVLSGMFWQNLTTFFGTVHETSLIREMEPWNAALAWTSLNYGLILLVGGLGVLGYRTLKSTRPESLFVLVWSALILVAAVQHIRYEYYLSAVVALLAALVIAAAVEYGGRETIGYLRGLSGGETEKQSKGSKKKKATNDAPYGKMATLSVVIVLAAAFVVTSAGNDITLGSHAESTAIVSNEWQETLEWLGTHTPDPGVDVLGVYEKETFQYPEQAYGVMAWWDFGHWITYLAGRIPNTNPFQDNVVGPGGAATFFMATTEDEAEDAVGVAGSRYIITDGRTMTGKFATIASWINPGAGMRPYARGFLPPNAAQTEGQKIAWVYDAPYYHTMATRLQILDGSMTEPSEAYCVAYDNSTLATRGYPQIRQVFRGPLDEIREKAEVYALSAPSGQGAVVLSDSPARPLDTVPALGHYRLIYESSADVATSIKVFEHVPGAVVKGDGVVELPLVTNSGRAFTYRQQSVNGTFVLPYATESENGGVRATGPYRIAGTDTSFTVTEEAVLSG
- a CDS encoding glycosyltransferase family 4 protein; amino-acid sequence: MEFLPSMKIAYVYDAVYPYVMGGVEKRIREVSTRLAARGHEVHLYGMKFWDGPDTIEEDGVVLHGVCAPVPLYAGGRRSVVQALRFGQAVLGPLRASGADLIDCQNFPYFSCISARAAASAGKVPLVITWHEVWGDYWQEYLGRKGVAGRAVERFVATLPDRHIAVSPSTASALAGLGVREGVEVVPNGIDLARIAAVPPSAEATDVIFVGRLIREKHADLLVDALAMVREEVPDLRAVIVGDGPERAGVERRVHDLGLAGSVFFTGFLPDYVSVIAAMKASKVFVLPSTREGFGIAALEAMACGLPVVTADHPGNAVRDLVEEGVNGFVCGLSAGEIARKVLFTLQEGADLKKSSLDMAGRYAWDTVARHLEQVYKKT
- a CDS encoding GDP-mannose 4,6-dehydratase, yielding MKWNEKNVLITGISGFAGSYLARHLLDEGANVYGLIRRRADGSIPKNIAEKDIAGGIRFIEGNLEDISGLATALDVAEPDVVFHLAAQSYVPRSFTHPVETAQINSIGTNNLLEAIRMKDCDPTIVFAGSSEEYGLVFSSEEQYARAEEKYGAIFPQPTVLPEVPIKETNPLRPMSPYAVSKVYGDHLMRNYFYTYGTKAIVSRAFNHEGAGRGIMFVTSVVTNQVAKLVAGEIDRVTIGNVNAFRDWSHVRDVINGYCLLAEKGKPGEVYNQGSMRTTSVLSYILLSLEAAGMPVDRIETFKGEKSVDNPTGRDTAEMFGVRFDKTNVDRMLLEGSIDYTLADQGITAVCGGRKVRISFDEARFRPAEVPILMADITKLQKLGFVSTYSVGDIVRDQLNYFMDEKKRA